The DNA sequence CGTTGTTCACTTCGGCAGGTGTTGCTCGGTTATCATCTAGACCCATGATTTTCTTTGCGATAAAACGGCTGTAAAAACGATAAGCGACGGCATAAGTGCAAAAAGCGGCTGTCAGCAACCAGAACGAGTTGACGGATTCACCACGAGTGAGCGCGATGATCCCAAAACCAACAGCGCCCAGTGCAGCAATCCCGCCCCAGATCAGGACTGAGAGAAACCATTTTCTCATTTGAGTCTCCTCCTTTTTCAATTTGTGACACATGCAGGCAAAATGCCTTCCTAGAACGTATCACAAGGAAAACTTCCTCAATATGGAAAATGGCTGAGCCGTACAAAATAAAACACGAATTGCACCATAGGCGCACGAATGAAAGCGGATACAATTCCGCTAGCCTGAATAGGCCATTGTTTAGAAATTGTCTAGTTGTTTTCGCTATCATTACTTTGTTCTATGTCTTCCACGGTTTCTTTCACTGTATCGAAATAACGCACAGACCACTCGCTTGATTTCCAATCCTAACAGGGGGCATTCATGAGAACCAATTGGCTCATCACCTTTGCACTTACCTTACTACTCACATCCCTTCCCGCACTCACAGAAGGAGCTGGAAAGAACATGATTACCTACGAGCCAGCGCCCATAGAAGACGTCCTTCTCAATCCCTACATGGGCCTCGCTCCAGACTCACGAAATGAATCCTACGATCAGGAGCCCACACTCGTGTATGCGAATATTTCGTGGAGAATGCTGGAGCCAGAAAAGGGAGATTACCAATTTGAGCAAGTAGAAAAAGAACTGCTGTTGGATAAATGGGCGGACAAAGGAGCCAAATTTATCCTCCGCATCATCATGGACTCCCCGGAGGAAAAGACACATCTGAACATTCCTGATTGGCTCTATCGAGAGCTAAACGGTGACGGCGAATGGTACGAAAATAGTTACGGGAAAGGGTTCAGTCCCAACTACAGCAATCCGCTCCTCATTTCCTACCATCAAAAGCTGATCGAAAAACTGGGAGAGCACTACAAGAACGACTCTCGTCTTGCTTTTGTAGAATTGGGCAGCATCGGTCACTGGGGCGAATGGCATACGAATACGTCCATCCCTTTTCCAAAGCTAGCCATCACGGACCAGTACGTCCAACCTTATCTGGATCACTTTCCTGACTCTATACTGATGATGCGCAGGCCTCATCCGATTGCAAAGAAATATAGACTTGGTCTCTTTAATGATGTATTTGGAAACAAGGAGCAAACCGCAGAATACAAGTCTTGGTTTGACAAAGGGTACGTTTCCTGGCTCACCAAAGAGAGAATGCCTGCGATGCCTGACTTCTGGAAGGTAGCACCG is a window from the Brevibacillus choshinensis genome containing:
- a CDS encoding DUF4832 domain-containing protein, producing the protein MRTNWLITFALTLLLTSLPALTEGAGKNMITYEPAPIEDVLLNPYMGLAPDSRNESYDQEPTLVYANISWRMLEPEKGDYQFEQVEKELLLDKWADKGAKFILRIIMDSPEEKTHLNIPDWLYRELNGDGEWYENSYGKGFSPNYSNPLLISYHQKLIEKLGEHYKNDSRLAFVELGSIGHWGEWHTNTSIPFPKLAITDQYVQPYLDHFPDSILMMRRPHPIAKKYRLGLFNDVFGNKEQTAEYKSWFDKGYVSWLTKERMPAMPDFWKVAPSGGEFSPSKPLKRYFSASSIDDMIAQAQSTHLSWIGPNTPAAFPAKGAQQKYLNRFLNTLGYRFVANKETHEQEVVAGSRLDVHMELANNGVAPFYFPWVLELSLADADGNIVAKTATNEDIRKWLPGKTVSTPTLEIPADLPAGEYTLCIAILDPQTEEPGIQWAMKGKREDLRYSLGKVIVHTP